The DNA region AAGAGCCCCTGGGCAGGCCGGGAGGCCGCAAGGATCTCATCGGAAGTCTTTGCCCGCATGGCATGGAGGGGGTCCTTCGCCCTGTCGCATTTGAGAGCCTTCGCCACATCAATCCCTATCTCTTCCATAGGTTTCATGTCATACCATTTCTTCCGAAGGTGCCTGTTGCGGCCGTATACCCCGCCGCTCTCGGCGATGGCACGGTGAAAAAGCCCCTTCGCAAGCGGTGATACCATGAGCCTCGAGACGCTCCCCGAGCCCGCCGATTCCCCGAAAATGGTCACACAGCCGGGATCCCCCCCGAGATTCCCGATATTTTTCCTCACCCACTGGAGGGCGGCTATCTGGTCCAGAAGGCCATAGTTCCCCGAGACTCCATGCTCTGACTCCTTTGAGAGGAGCGGGTGGGCCAGGAAGCCGAAGGGGCCCAGACGGTAGTTGATGGTGACAAGGACGATGCCCTGGCGGGCAAAGCGCTTCCCGTCGTAAAGTCTTGCCGCGCCTCCACCCGTGGTGCAGCCTCCCCCATGAATCCATACCATCACGGGGAGCTTCTTCTCCCCCCCCTTTGCGGGAGCCCAAACGTTAAGATAAAGACAGTCCTCGCTCATTCTGCCCTGTTCTGCATGAATAAGCTCCTGCTTTGGCTGAGGGCACCAGGGACCGAATGCGCTGCAGTCCTTTAAGCCATCCCAGGGTTTGACAGGCTGCGGAGGCCTCCACCGCAGGGCACCCACGGGTGGCGCGGCAAAGGGAATGCCCTTCCACACAAGGATGCCATCCTCAAGAGTCCCTTTTACCATCCCTGCCCCGGTCCTGGCAGCAAGGCCGTCACTTCCACTTGCGCCGGAGAAAGCCCCTGTTGAAAAGACTCCCAGGCAGATGAGCACAAGAGCAATCAAAGGTGCAAGACGTTCTATTTTCACTTTTCTCTCTCCATGCGGGGACGTGTTGATTCAATAGTTCTCCCCGCGGCTTTACATTCCTACCGCCAATTCCCCTTCTTCACGGAGCCTTCACTGAGTTTTCATACTCCCTTCACAGAACTGCCCTATAATGATATTCAGAACAGGGCAAGGAAGGTGAATAAAATGATTACCAGAGTGTTTGAAGGCAATGGAATTCCTCTGATCACAGGCTGCTCGCCCAACTGCATCTTCTCGCTTGTGGGCCTGACGATGGGGGCATATGGCGGCCGATAGGCCTATGAAGGCTTCCGGGAGCCGGGCCCCTTGTCAAGGCGGAGGCCGTCGATAATGATGAAGTCATCTTCTTCGGATATCTTCGCTTTTTCACCGGCATCTGCCTGCTCGGCCTGGACATCCTTCACGGCCTCCTGGACCTTTCCTTCTAAGGAGCGGCCGTCAAGGGCCATCATCTTCAGGGTGCCGTATTCCTGGGTGAAGACGGTGGTGCCGTCGGGCGCCACCTGCAGATCGCCAGCCCAGCCAAAGCCGTCGTTTCTTGAAAAAGGCTTTCCCGTTGCGGCATCAAGCCCATAGACTGTTTTTCCCACCTGCACGAAGAGCGCCCCTTTCGGCGAGAGCGCCTGGGGGCCGAGCTTCGCTCCTGCGGGGATATCGAGAGTCCAGAGAGGCGTTCCCTTTTCCATATCGAGAGCCTGGAGCTTGTCGCCGTCTTTCACGGTGAGCATGCCCTCCTCAGGGAACATCCGGACATAGCGCTCATCACCCTGGGCCTTGCTCTCCCAGAGGGTTTTTCCCGTGACGGTGTCAAGGCAGAGGAGCGTTGAGGACTTCTGGCCGTCACCCACGATGAGCTTCCCGCCGTGGGCGCCATGAAGCGTGACGCTTGAGATCCCCAGGTCGGCCGGTGTGCGCTCCCACTCCACGCCGCCCTTTTCCCTGTTCCTGACTTCCAGTTTTTCATTCTTCGGGATATAGACATGATCGCGGTCCTGGGGAAAAAAGCAGCTGTTGCGGCCGTCGGCCCTCCAGAGCTCCTTCCCCTTCGGTGACAGCGCCATGACATCATTACCGCTTGTCACGATGGCGGTGCCGGAGCTGTCTATGCCCACGATGGAAGGCGAGTACTTCCCTACTTTTCGCGAATACTTCTCGTCGCCGTCGGGGGTGAGGGCCACAAGCCGCTCTCCCCGGAAGGTGAAGATGGTCCCGTCAGGGCCTACCTGTGGTGCAGGGTCCCACAGGCCGGTCTTGTTGCATTTATAGCTCCATTTTTCCTTGCCCGTCGAGGGATCAAGGCCATAAAGCCTGTCAAAGCCCAGCATTACAAGGAGGGTACTGTCCTTCCCCGTGGTGAGATAGCTTGCCGAGGGCTCAGAGTCGAACTCCTTCTGCCATGCCACCTGGCCCCTGGCCGTGTCATATTTCGCCAGAGTCTTGTATCCTACCCCGTAAAGAGAGCCGTCTTCCATAAGCTTCATGCCCCCCGAGCTGCCGTGGACGCCAGGGAAGGCTACTTCCCAGAGGGGGCCGCTTTTCTGCTCAAAGAGCGCCGAGAGGGCGTCGAGGCTCACCGGTCCGCCCGATGCGGCATTCCTGAAGGAGGCTGCCATGAAACCTCTTGACGGCAGCTCCGATGAGAGGGAGGGTGATCCCACCGTGACAGAATCCGAGGGAGGAAGGTCCTCCTTCTGATTCCCCTCCCTGTGAAGCTTCATTGAAGGGGGGGTACTTCCCGTGTATCCCGCTTTCTTGATCTCCATTGCCATCACCCTGCTTTCAGAGGTATCGCCTGCTGCCTGCACAAGTAGCGGCCTGCCGCGGCTCTCATAAATGCCGGAAGCCATGCGATTGTATTATATCATGCCTTTGCAGAAAAGTAATGAAACGAAATGTTAATATTCCGGCAGACCGCCCGGTATGGCGAGTGCGGCTCTACCTGAAGAAGGGGAGACCCAGGGTTTTTCTCAGCTTGATGAGGACTCCGGGGTCGCTGGTCTCTATGTAGGTGGAGAGGAGATCGCGCTCATACTCGCCCAGGCGGGCCAGGAAAGTCTCAGGCTCCAATTGCACCTCGCTGGCGAGAGCTATTACCGCAGGGTGATCAGGTCCCCCCTTGGACACCTCTTCCTTCGGCGATTCCGACGATGCCCCCTCTTCATTTTTCTCAAGAAGCGATTCTACGAAGCTCTTTACCGAGGGAAGGTCCTCCTCGGGAAGCTGATCAAGCATTGCTTCGATTTCCTGCCGGACTTCAGGGAGTTCCATGGCGCCTCCTGGAAATTATAAATGGCCTGGTAAACAATCATATTCAAGCCGGGCTTTCATATCCCCTGCTGAACCCGCCGGGAATGACAATCATGCCAGAGGAACTTTTCCTGGTATATCGCCTCGAAAATAAAGGAATAAGCAGCACCCTCTCTCTAATATTATTCAGGGAAGGAAAGGAGATTCACCTTGTCAGGATTGCTGATCCTCATTGCCGAAGACGACAGGACCCACAACACCGTCCTCAAGGATTACCTGGAAAAGATAGGTTACAGGACGGCCTCTGCCTTTGACGGGAAAGAGGCGCTGGAGCTCTTTTCAAGGCTGAAGCCCGATTTCGTCCTTCTGGATGTCATGATGCCCCATATGGACGGTATCGAGGTGTGCCGGACCTTGAGGAAAACCTCAGATACGCCCATCCTGATGCTCACTGCGCTCTCCGAAGAGACCGACAAGCTCATAGGTCTTGAAATCGGCGCCGACGACTACCTCACCAAGCCTTTCAGCCTCAAGGAAGTGGCGGCACGCATAAAGGCAATCATGCGCAGGTTCCGCTCCGGAGGAGAGGCTGGCAGCAACAAGGCAAAGATTGTCTCGGGCGACATGCTCATTGACACGGAAGCCTGCTCGGTGATACTCAGGGGCCTGGAATTGAAGCTTACGGCTACGGAGTTCAAGATACTTGAAGTCTTTGCGAGGCACCCCGGGAAGGTGCTGAGCCGCTCGCATATCGCCGAGCTCGCCTATGGCGACACTTTCGAAGGCTTTGACCGGACAATTGACGCCCATATCAAAAATATAAGGCATAAATGCTCCTCCGTGGTGCCCGAGCACGACTTTATCGAGACCTCAAGAGGACTGGGGTACAAGTTCATCGCCCAGGGCGAGCAGGGCAGATAACTTCTTCCCGGCAGCCTTTCGCCGTTTTTTCACTGTATATTCATTATCCCTTCACATAAAGCCGATATACTATATCCAGTCGGGAAAGCTCCCTGCAGAGGGCCCCCGGCTTCCTGAAGAGGAATGGAAAGATGGGAAGAGGCAATGAAGTCAGTTAAAGAGTTCCTGAAACAGTTCTACGAGTTCTCTCCGAAAAAGATTTTCCTCTACATGGCCTGCACTCTCTCGAGCGCCATCCTGGAAGGTATCTCGCTCCTTCTGCTCGTGCCCTTCCTCAGCGCCGCAGGGATGGGTCCCTCCGCCGCGGCGGGAAAGCCCGCCTTTGACGAAAAGCTTCTCGTGGTGATACTGCTTCTCTTTCTCCTTATCACCATAATAGAGGAATTTATCAAGCGGAGCACCTCCATCCTGATGATCGCCCTCAAGGCGGGATTTTACAGGGCGCTGAGCGACCGCTTCTACGAGGCCTTTGCCTGCTCGCGGTGGCAGGTAATCCTGAAACAGAGGAGATCCGACATCGCCAATGCCCTCACCAACGAGCTCAAGACCATCGACATAGGGACCCAGATATCGCTCCAGACTTTCAGCACCATTCCCTCGGTGCTCATCCAGATAGTGGTCGCTTTTGTCTTATCCTGGCAGGTGACTCTCGCAGCCATCGCCTGCGGCATTCTTTTCTTCCATGTCATGAAGCCGGTGAACAGAAAGCTCGGTGACATAGCTGAATCTCTTAACAACGTGCTCAGGGACAGCCTTTCCGACGTGAATGAGCACCTGGGCGGCATCAAGGAGATAAAAGGGTACAGCGCGGAAAAGGTCCACTCAGAGCGCTATCAGAAAAAGACCCGCAGGACGGAAGAGCAATACGTGCAGTTCATCAGGACCTTCTCCACTTCCAATTTCATCTACAATACCGCAACAATCATCATGCTGGCCATCTTCATATATGGCGCCGTGGCCCTCTTTCACGAGAGCGTCGTGAAGCTCATCGTCCTCTCAATAGTATTCTTCAGGATATGGCCCCTCTTTGCCACCTACCAGACATCCCTCCAGTTTTTCATCATGATGATCCCGGCATGGGAGAGCTTCTCGAACAGGATGAGGGAGCTTGAGGAAGCCCGGGAGGAATCCATGGAAAAGCCCGGCACAGAGCCGATGGTATTACAGCAGGGCATAGAAGTGAAGGATGTCACCTTCTCCTATAATCAGGAAGAAATACCTACCCTCCGGCACGTGAGCCTCTCCATCCCCGCCCACTCCTTTGTGGCCGTCACGGGGCTCTCCGGCTCGGGAAAGAGCACCTTTGTCGATATACTGCTGGGCCTGCTTGAGCCCTCGTCAGGCGAGGTCACCATTGACGGGGAGACGCTGAATCCCGCGATGGCTCACCTCTGGCGAAGCGCCATAGGCTTCGTGCCGCAGGACACCTTTCTTTTCAACGGCACCGTGAGGGAGAACCTGCTGTGGTCCCGGCCTTCCGCCACTGACGAAGAGATCATGGAGGCACTGAAGCTTGCCGCCGCCGATGATTTCGTCAAGGCCCTTCCCCAGAGCCTTGACACCGAATGCGGCGACAGGGGCACGCGCTTTTCGGGAGGCGAGCGCCAGAGGATCGCCCTGGCGAGGGCCCTCCTCAGGAGCCCGTCGCTTCTCGTGCTGGATGAGGCCACGAGCTCCCTGGACACGGAAAATGAAAAGAGGATCATTGACGCCATAAAAAGCCTTCACGGGAAGATGACCATCCTGATAGTGGCCCACCGCCTCTCAACCATAAGGGAGGCTGACGAGATCGTGCTTTTCGAGAACGGCTCGGCGATAGAAAAAGGAACCTTCGGGATGCTGATGGAGCGGGAAAACGGGAGATTCCATGATCTGGCCCGTGAATATGCGATGAAATAAAAGGAGGCGAGAGCATGCTTCTGACATTCCAGTCATTCACCAACAATCCCTATGTCTATGATCCCCGGTCCAACGAGATCTTCAGGGTTGACGAGCATGTCTTCGAAGAGCTCACCACAGCCGGCGGGAACATCTCGGAAATCCGTGATGAAAAAGTGAGACAGGGCTTCCGGGACGCCGGTGTGAGCGACGAGGTGCTGCCGCTCGAGGACCATGATCTGTTCAAGAAAGAGATAGATGCCATGCAGATCGGCATGCGGAAGCTCATTATCGGCCTTGCCCACACCTGCAACCTCCGCTGCAAGTACTGCATATACTCGGGAAACTATGCCGACGAGCGATCCCACGAGGGAAAACAGATGACAGAAGAGACAGCAGACAGGCTCATCGACGTCTTCTATGTCAAAAGAGGCGATGATTACCCGAAAATGTGCATCTTTTACGGCGGTGAGCCCTTCACCAACTTCCCCATCCTGAAGAGGATAGTGGAAAAAATCACGGCCCTCAGGGATGACGTGGGCTTCAGCGCCACGACAAACGGCCTGATGCTGAAAAACGAGGAGATCCTGGATTTCATCAAAAGCTATGACTTTGTCATCAACATAAGCTTTGACGGCCCCTCGCAGGAAGCCATGCGCATCGACCAGAACGGCCGGGGAACCTTTAATGACCTCATGGGCCTCATAGAGCACATAGCCGAAAAATACCCTGATTTTTACAGGGAAAAAGTGGGCTTCAACGTGACGGTGACGCCGGCATCGGACCTCCACGAGACCGTGGAGTTCTTCAACACGAATCCCCTCTTCAGTGGCAAGACGCTGAACGTCATCAGGCACTATGACCCCGACAACGTCTTCTGCAGGAAGTACGATCTGATGGACCATGAAAAGACGCTCCGCGATGAATTCGACAAGCTCAGGAGAGAGTACCCCGCGGTCTTCAAGGAGCACAGGCCCTTCCACGACGGCTGCTACCTCTCTCCCCTCGCGCGCCTCGACCAGAGGCCCATGGGCGACGTGACAAGACTCCCCCTCAACTCATGCTGCTACCCCGGCCTCAATGCCGTATTCGTGGATATAGACGGCACCTGCTCGCCCTGCGAGCGCACAGAGCACATCAAGCTCGGGAGCATCTATGACGACGAGCCCGTTAACCTGAAAACCGCCGAGGAGCTCGTGAAGAAATACCAGGAAATTGCAGGCAGGCACTGCCCCCGGTGCTGGGCCGCACGCCTCTGCGCCAAGTGCTTCTCCCACGTGAGGAGAGGCACTGTCACCGAGGAGAACTTTGTAGCCAACTGTGACGACTTCAGGGAATCCTTCCGAAAGTCGATGGAGCTCTTCACGACCATCAAGGAAATTGACGAGAATGCCTTTGCCGACGTGAAGGTGATCACGGAGCTCCCGGTGAAGGAGAAGCAGAAGGCATAGGGAGCAAATATGCTGCTTGACTATAAAAGCATTTTCACGGAATTGAACCGGCTCGCCATCGACTACGTGGTAGTCGGAGGAATGGCCGTCAACTTTCACGGCATTCCAAGGATGACCTACGACATAGATCTCATGATCCTGCTGGAAAAGGACAATATTGAAAAGACCGTGAGGCTGCTCATACAATGGGGCTACAGGGTAAGGATTCCCGTTGATCCCATGGAGCTGGCGGATGAGGAGAAGAGGAATTCCTGGAGATCGGAAAAGAATATGAAAGCGATGAATTTTTATTCTGATACGCTGGCAATCGGAGAAATAGACATACTCTTTGATTCACCGGTTTCCTATGAGGTTATGAAAGCCCATGCCGCGATCATGGAAATCGGAAAAGAGAAGATACCCTTTGCCTCCATCCAGGATCTTATCGCAATGAAAGAGCATGCGGGGCGAAGGCAGGACCTCAGTGATATTGAGCATCTGCGCCTGATTATGGAGAGATGATGGAAGAGCAGAAAAAGGGCTTCAGCTACACGGTGAGCCCCTCTCAGATTGACGAGTACAAGAGCTGGCCCGTTGAACGCCGGCTCGAATGGCTGCTCTACGGCAACATGCTGAGAAGAGAGCTCCCCGAGAAAACCAGGGAGCTCCACGATGCCTTCCGTGAAGGCCGGCAGTAATAGCCCTCGGAAGTTGCCCTTTCCTGCTCCTCTGTGTATAACAGAAAAAAGAAAGGTGGGTGTTCCATGGAAGAAAGACAGGTTCTTGATACCTCCATCGACACCGTGACGGTGTTCCACAAGGCGGCGCTGGTGCAGAGGCTCGGAAGGCTCCCTGATCTTACGGGAAAGATCACTGCGCAGTTCCTGGTGAAGGGGCTCCCCCTCGCCATGGACAGCGCCTCCCTGAGGGTCGGCGTCATCGACCGGAGCGGGTGGAAAGAGACTGACGGGAAGGAAGAGCAGGCAGGGAAAAGGATCAAGTTCATCCACCGGTCGGGATGGACCGTGCGGAATATCATCGTGGAAGTGGACCGGATTGACGACGAGCAGAAGGCTGCTGAAGAGAGCCCCGCCACCCTTGAGCCCCTGGAAGATGAGATAATAAGGCTTGGCGGCGAGATGAAAGGTCTTCAGAGCCAGATAGACGAGGTGAAAAAATGGATGGCGATGCCGCCATCACTTCCCGCCGGTGAAGAGAATGTGGCCATGAAGCCCTTTCCCTTCCATGCATGGGAAGGCTTCGTAAAAACCTGCGAAAAGCACCTTGAGAGGCTCAGCGTCAGGAAGCGGGAGATTCAACGGAAGCTCAGCGAAGCGGTCCAGAGAGAGCAGCAGGCAAGGGCGCTTCTTGAGAGAGGGCGCCTCGCACGGTGCGCCACCGCCCCCGTCCGCTACTGCAGAAACCTCGTCATCACGCTTGCAAGGATAAGCGAATCCGGTGAGGCCCCTGAGAGCCTCGAGCTGTCGTACATTGTGCCCGGCGCCTGCTGGAAGCCCGTCTACTCCCTTCATATAGACAAGGAGTATAAGAACGTGCGCCTGGTCATGGGAGCCCAGGTGGCCCAGCGAAGCGGCGAGGACTGGCCCCAGGCGAAGCTCCGCTTCTCCGGTGCGTCACTTCAGAGGGTCCTTGCTCTTCCGGATCTCCCCTCGAAAAGGATAGGAAGAGCGCAGAAGCTCAAGCCTCCCTCTTACCGCGTCAAGGCACCGCCGCCCCAGGATCTGTTTGCTGCCTTTGACAGGTGGCTCCAGCAGGAAAAAGTTGCCGAGAAGCCTCTTTTCACCACTGTGGACTTTCTTTTTGACAGCTACGAGAAAACCGCGGGGCAGATCATTGCCGAATCCACAGGGGCTTATCCCCCTTCCAGCGCTGCCTCAGTGGAAAGGACTCTCCAGAAGGCAGGGAAAGCCTCCGCCCCCCGCGCCAAGGAAAGCCCGTCCGCCCGCGGCACCTCTCCCCACGAGACGGTAAAGCAGCTTCTTAAAAGAGCTTTTCAGGCCCCGAGCGAAGAACAGGCCGTACAGCTCTATGAGGAAGTGCTGACCCTTGACCCGACAAATCCCACGGCATGCAGGGAGCTCACCAGGCTGGCGTCTTCTCTTTTCGATGATGAGCAGGTTTTCGGCTCGGCAGATCATGACGCTTCTTTATGGGAAGTCCCTCTCGGCGGGGCTTCTTCATTTGATCTTTCTCAGGGTGCAATACCGGAAATGGCGCCGATGCCGGAAGCATCTTATGCTGAACAATCCGAGACCCTCTTCGAGGGCGCCCCCCCCGAGATGCCGTCGTTCTCAGGGCCGATGAGCCGCGATATCATGCCCACTCCGAAACAGGACTTGTTAATGGCCAGAAGGAGCAGCATCCCCGCAGCCCCGCCCCCTCCCTCTCCCGCGCCGCAGATACAGGCGAAAATCCTTCCCACCTCTGCGCCCGGCAAGAAAAGGATGCAGAAGCAGGAAGCTTTCAGGGAAAAGGCGCTGACGGGCACCCTGATGCCTGACCTGGAGCTTGATAGTGAGGAGGTCCTCTGGTCCGGCGAGCCTCTCGCAGGTCCCGGTAACGCCCCTGACTTCAGCAACTTCGAGCTTGACGGCATAGAAGACCGCCAGCGGGGCCGCCTCAGGATGGTGAGATCCCTCTCACTTTCGGAGCGCGTAGAAGAGAGCGAAACTGCCGTGATGCAGAGAATCGCCCGGGCGGTAAAGGCAGCTCAGGTCACGCTCCCGGGCCTGGAAGACATGCCTTCATTCCAATGCGTCTACGAGGCTGAGACAAGAGCCCACATCCCCGGCGACGGCTATCCGTACCGCATCGATCTCTTTGAGGGAAAGAGCGGGGCAAAAGTTCATTTCCGCTCGGTGCCCATGACAGATCCCCAGGTCTTCAGGCGGCTCATCGCGCAGAATCCCTTTCCCCTCCCTCTGCTGGGCGGCGCCGTGCAGGTCTTTCTGGAAAAAGCCTATCTTTTCTCGACAACCCTCAGCGATGTGGGCAGGGAAGGCGCCCTCACCTTTTCCCTTGGCGTCGAGCCCAGGCTCCGCGTCGCGAGGAACACCTCCTTTTCCCAGGATGAGAAGGGCCTCGTGGCCGAGAGCTCCCTGGCGAACCACCGCGTCACCATCCAGGTGCGCTCGCGGCTCCCCGAGCCTGCAGAGGTGGAAGTGATAGAGAGAATCCCCGTCAAGGAGGAGAGCGAGAAAAAAATTGACATCAAGATCATCACCTGTGAGCCGAAAGCCGATCTGCCTGAGTTCATCGGTGAGACAAGGCTCAGGGGCGCGCACCGCTGGAACCTTGCCGTGGCGCCTGGAGAAGAGGCTTCCATAAGGCTTGAATACCGCATTGCCATCCCTTCAAAGATGGAGCTGGCAGGCGGGAACAGGAGGATATAGCCATGACAATGGAACTCGCAAAGTTGCCCAGAGCCGGGCTCCCTGAAAACCGCACTGCCGTCGATGCTCCTGTAACGGACGTCACCATCACGGAAGACCAGGCTGACGTGGCAAGGAAGATCCCCGTCACATGGGAAAAGGGAATGCATCACTTTTTCATCACGCCCGTCACTCCTTACCTCGTGGACTCTACGCTCTGGGCCGAGGTGCTCCCCTCTGCCGATATGCCCTCTCCCCACATAGGGAGCGCCCGTGTGGTGAGGTGGTCCCTGGCAGACATCCCCCTCACAGGGGAGGACGAAACGACATTCCGGGGGCTCCTGGCAACCCTGGGAGAAAAAATTAATGAGCTCTCCGAGAGAAAAGCCCGCCTTGCCCTCCTCAGGGGAAGCCTCGCCAGGGGGCTCCCGCCGGCGGCGCAGAGCGTCATAGAAGAGGTAGTGGCATCGGGCGCGGAGCCGGAAAGCTATCAGGAGCTCCTGGGCCGCGTCCTTGCAACCCTGGAATCTCTCTCCCGCGAGGAGCAGGCAATAGTAAGCCTGGGGATGGGCTATGAAAAAGAGCTCATCAGCCTCAGGAGGGACTGGCTGGAAAAGACCTCACAGGAGCTCCACGTGACGTGGCTGGCGGGAATCCTTGTCACCATAGAGGCGAAAGAAGGCGGCCAGGGAACACTGCGCTGCGGTTACCAGGTGCCCTGCGCCCAGTGGAGGCCCCAGCATGAAGCCCATCTCATCAGCGAGAGCAGGGTCCTCCTGGTCACCAATGCAGTGGTATGGCAGAACACCGGCGAAGACTGGAACGGCGTCACCCTTACCCTCTCGACGGCAAAGCCCAGCGCGGGAATGGATGCCCTCCTCCCCCGGGAGGATATCGTGAAGCTCAGGGAAAAAACAAAAGAGGAGCGCTCCAGGATAAAGGTCGAGACCAGGGACCAGGCTATACAGACCACTGGCGTGGGCGCCGCAGAGGCCGAGGAGCCGCCCCTTCCCGCCGACGGCGGTGAAACGCAGCTTTACCGCATCGGGGAAAAAGTCACGGTCCCTGCCACGGGGCGCCCTTGTTATATAAGAATAAGCGGGCAGGAGATGGATGGCCAGGCAGCTCTCATGGCCACGCCGGAACTGGACAGCCATGTGTTTCTGGTCTCACAGGTCAAAAACGCCTCAGAGCGGCCTCTTCTCGCGGGGCCTGTGACGCTCCACAGGATGGGAGCTTACGTAGGGACAGGGCAGCTCGAGTTCACCGGCTCCAATGAAATGTTCCACCTCTGGTGGGGTTCAGAGGACCTCATCAGGATTGAGCGCTTCGCTGACAGGAAAGAGGAGGAGGCCACCCTCATCGCGCCCAGGAAAATCACCACGACAATCACGCTGCTCGTGAGAAATCTTTCGGGGGACCCGCAGGAGTTCACGATCAGGGAGCGGGTGCCGGTAAGCGAGCTGGAGCAGATCAGGGTAAAAATCAGGGAAATGCCCCCGGAGGCCACGGCGCCCGACAGTAACGGCTTCCTGGCCATTCACGCGTCGGTGGGGCCGCGGGAAGAGAAAAAATACCGTGTAAGCTTCTTGATGGAGGTAGACAAGGAAGTGGACTTTGCCGGCCTATGAAAACCGGCAGGGAAAATTCACGGCTCCTTCACGGAACCTTCATCATTCCTTCACAAGGCCGTGGTATCATGAAGCTGTCGAGGAGAAGGGGGTGGTGAGAAGAGGAGCACTGAGAACGAAGAGCGGTCACAGGAAAATGGAGGTTCCCCCCTCCTTTTTCTGCTTTTCGGGAATGGTATCTCCTCCTTTGAAAGGCTTTATCTGTGAAGGCTTCCTGACGGAGGTTCCGAAAAATCCTCCGCATGAGGCCTTTTGCGAGCACTCCCCGCATTCAGGGAGGAACATCTTCTTCCAGTCCGAGATGCTGTCACGGGCGAAGGGACGGACCTTTTCGGAAATGAGGCAGAGGGGGAGATTGTAAAGGGAGACCCTCATCATGCGCTGATTCAAAAAGACTACGGCCTTTTCGAGCGCGCCGCGGTAGTCTGAAGGCTCAACCCATACCTCATCGAGATTGGCACAGGCCACACCGGAAGTCTCCATTGCCATGAAAGCTATGTGGACGGCGAAAGGGAAGTTCCAGAAGATGAAATGGGCCAGGTCGGCGAGGCGCTCTGCATTCTGCCGCACGATAACCACCCGGATCTCGATGGGGCGGCCGTACCTCACCAGGTTGTGGATGCCGGCGACAGTCTCGCGAAATGATCCCTTTGCACCGGTGATTGCATCGTGCTCGACATCATTGTCGGCAAAGACGGGGATACAGAAAACAAGTCCCCGCGGGGCGCTTTCAGCAACCCTCGTGGCCACCTGGAAGTCAGCAAGCCTCCTGCCGTTCGTGAGAAGCTGCACCGGTGACGAGGGAAAGCGCTCCCTCAAAAGGTCCAGAACCTCGACAAGGCCGTCGAGCACAAGGGTGGGCTCGCCGCCAGTGATGCCGAAGGAGGGAGGCTCCGGGACCGC from Candidatus Eremiobacterota bacterium includes:
- a CDS encoding DUF4139 domain-containing protein — encoded protein: MEERQVLDTSIDTVTVFHKAALVQRLGRLPDLTGKITAQFLVKGLPLAMDSASLRVGVIDRSGWKETDGKEEQAGKRIKFIHRSGWTVRNIIVEVDRIDDEQKAAEESPATLEPLEDEIIRLGGEMKGLQSQIDEVKKWMAMPPSLPAGEENVAMKPFPFHAWEGFVKTCEKHLERLSVRKREIQRKLSEAVQREQQARALLERGRLARCATAPVRYCRNLVITLARISESGEAPESLELSYIVPGACWKPVYSLHIDKEYKNVRLVMGAQVAQRSGEDWPQAKLRFSGASLQRVLALPDLPSKRIGRAQKLKPPSYRVKAPPPQDLFAAFDRWLQQEKVAEKPLFTTVDFLFDSYEKTAGQIIAESTGAYPPSSAASVERTLQKAGKASAPRAKESPSARGTSPHETVKQLLKRAFQAPSEEQAVQLYEEVLTLDPTNPTACRELTRLASSLFDDEQVFGSADHDASLWEVPLGGASSFDLSQGAIPEMAPMPEASYAEQSETLFEGAPPEMPSFSGPMSRDIMPTPKQDLLMARRSSIPAAPPPPSPAPQIQAKILPTSAPGKKRMQKQEAFREKALTGTLMPDLELDSEEVLWSGEPLAGPGNAPDFSNFELDGIEDRQRGRLRMVRSLSLSERVEESETAVMQRIARAVKAAQVTLPGLEDMPSFQCVYEAETRAHIPGDGYPYRIDLFEGKSGAKVHFRSVPMTDPQVFRRLIAQNPFPLPLLGGAVQVFLEKAYLFSTTLSDVGREGALTFSLGVEPRLRVARNTSFSQDEKGLVAESSLANHRVTIQVRSRLPEPAEVEVIERIPVKEESEKKIDIKIITCEPKADLPEFIGETRLRGAHRWNLAVAPGEEASIRLEYRIAIPSKMELAGGNRRI
- the hxsC gene encoding His-Xaa-Ser system radical SAM maturase HxsC, encoding MKESKGIPRRIDASQVRRITTTPKAHRKERADTALVCGESQGREDFCITSSPGDEKMTGLCSVPGGFLTRLREGDIVKVDPDGRISLVWDTGSRQNPLYLTDYCNSRCIMCPQTPEAHPCHHDETAKRMLRLLAVPEPPSFGITGGEPTLVLDGLVEVLDLLRERFPSSPVQLLTNGRRLADFQVATRVAESAPRGLVFCIPVFADNDVEHDAITGAKGSFRETVAGIHNLVRYGRPIEIRVVIVRQNAERLADLAHFIFWNFPFAVHIAFMAMETSGVACANLDEVWVEPSDYRGALEKAVVFLNQRMMRVSLYNLPLCLISEKVRPFARDSISDWKKMFLPECGECSQKASCGGFFGTSVRKPSQIKPFKGGDTIPEKQKKEGGTSIFL
- a CDS encoding mucoidy inhibitor MuiA family protein, whose amino-acid sequence is MTMELAKLPRAGLPENRTAVDAPVTDVTITEDQADVARKIPVTWEKGMHHFFITPVTPYLVDSTLWAEVLPSADMPSPHIGSARVVRWSLADIPLTGEDETTFRGLLATLGEKINELSERKARLALLRGSLARGLPPAAQSVIEEVVASGAEPESYQELLGRVLATLESLSREEQAIVSLGMGYEKELISLRRDWLEKTSQELHVTWLAGILVTIEAKEGGQGTLRCGYQVPCAQWRPQHEAHLISESRVLLVTNAVVWQNTGEDWNGVTLTLSTAKPSAGMDALLPREDIVKLREKTKEERSRIKVETRDQAIQTTGVGAAEAEEPPLPADGGETQLYRIGEKVTVPATGRPCYIRISGQEMDGQAALMATPELDSHVFLVSQVKNASERPLLAGPVTLHRMGAYVGTGQLEFTGSNEMFHLWWGSEDLIRIERFADRKEEEATLIAPRKITTTITLLVRNLSGDPQEFTIRERVPVSELEQIRVKIREMPPEATAPDSNGFLAIHASVGPREEKKYRVSFLMEVDKEVDFAGL
- a CDS encoding nucleotidyl transferase AbiEii/AbiGii toxin family protein; the protein is MLLDYKSIFTELNRLAIDYVVVGGMAVNFHGIPRMTYDIDLMILLEKDNIEKTVRLLIQWGYRVRIPVDPMELADEEKRNSWRSEKNMKAMNFYSDTLAIGEIDILFDSPVSYEVMKAHAAIMEIGKEKIPFASIQDLIAMKEHAGRRQDLSDIEHLRLIMER